The Lampris incognitus isolate fLamInc1 chromosome 15, fLamInc1.hap2, whole genome shotgun sequence genomic interval TCTGTAGTTAGTAGCACAGAGGGGGATCAAATTACCATAAACGACACCAACCTCTTACCTGTCATCACCAGAACTAAACATTGTCATTCATATTTAATTTGTGTTGCAGCGGTTGTGCGCTGGGCACTTGGTTGTCCGGCCAGTGAATACATTTTCATCAGTAATGAGGCCTCAGTCTCTGTCCCCAGAGGCTTTTATAGGCCTGTGTAGGAAAAAAGGAGGGTCGTCTGAGCTGAGGCATGGGTAAATGCACACGACTGTATTAAGTGATGCCATCACTTCTGTAACTTCATGACATGAGCGGAGAGCTTTGATACCAGCGAGCCACATCCCATCCCAGGCTCTTTTTCTCAATTCATCGGCTTGGAAGAGCTGAGCAACCTAATTGTCATCTTAGTGCCGAGTGCCTTTAAACTCTGCACTAATATTCCTTATCCACACTGAACAGGAAGAGAGTCTGAAGCCTCGTGGAAATACCAGGTCCAACGTCCGCTGTCCTTACAAATACTGATCAACATGGCTGAactcggtggcgcagtggttagttcagtcacctcacagcaagaaggtcctgggttcgagccccgggtagtccaaccttgggggtcgtcctctgtgtggagtttgcatgttctccccgtgtctgtgttggggtttcctccgagggctccggtttcctcccacagtccaaagacatgtaggtcaggtgattcggccgtactaaattgtccctaggtgtgtgtgtgtgtgggtgtttgtgtgtgtgtgtgtgtgtatgtgtgttcaccctgtgatggtctggcggcctgtccagggtgtctccccgcctgccgcccagtggctgctgagataggctaccgcatccctgcgaccctgagagcaggttaagcagctggatggatggatgactgaacTCGAGTTGAATACAGCGTTTGGGCGACTTTCAGTCTCGATGACACAGTTTAGCAGCACCgtgaaaaaacaaagaaaaaaaaccaaacattttAAAAATAGAGAATGGTAAGACCTGTTTTATGATAGATTAACCTAACTTAATTAAGGTGTCATTTGTGAACACTAACTTTAATGGTACTGGAGCGGACTATACGGGCACAAGTCACCATAACTGGTAGACacaggccctttaagaaagggtttccaggTTGAGAGGGTGGAGCGAGGACTAGGCTGGTTGAGAAGGACTAGGCTGGTTGAGGGTGGAGCGAGGACTAGGCtggttgagagggcggagcgaggactagGTTGGTTGAGAGGGTGGAGCGAGGACTAGGTTGAGAGGGCGGAGCAAAGACTAGGTtggttgagagggcggagcgaggactaggttgagagggcggagcgaggactagGCTGGctgagagggcggagcgaggactagGTTGGTTGAGATGGCGGAGCGGGGACTAGGCTGGTTGAGAGGGCGGCGCGGGGACTAGGCtggttgagagggcggagcggGGACTAGGCtggttgagagggcggagcggGGACTAGGCtggttgagagggcggagcggGGACTAGGTTGGTTGAGAGGGTGGAGCGGGGACTAGGCtggttgagagggcggagcgaggactaggttggttggggcagcgccatgttgtcGATGATGGTGATTTTGTTTACAGAAGAATAAATGACAGATGCGCTCATGTAGTCAAAGAGAGAcatgtccgtctctactttcctgccgTGTCCACATTATAGACCATCACTTTACTTACAGACCCCATCGTTGTGTGGTGGACGATGAGCTAGTGGGTTTACAATAATGTTTTTCCATGGAATTTGTGAAGTCAAGTGGTGGGTGGACAGTTAAATGATGTCTATACATATCTTTTGTGGAAATTGTCTCTGAATCGTGGAATCCAATTTGTTTTTAGGATGACTATGTCATCTATTTTAAATAAAATGGAATTTTAAAattaagttctctctctctctctccctccctctctccctctcagtgTCTGGTGGTCGTAGTCGTCTCCACCTCTTAGACCTGGGTAGCTGTGAGACAGACGTTGGACGGAcgagagaggggggtggaggacagtgtctctcgctctctgcgtTGGGAAACGTCATCCTTGCTCTTGCCAATGGAGCCAAACACGTCCCCTACAGGTGAGTCCAAACAAACTTACTCACGCCGGTGAATTTACCCCACGACCACCCTCGATCTACCCCATATCTTTGCTACAAACCTAAATCTACCCCAATCTACCCTACATCTACCATGTAActacccctgacactgctacagcTACACCGTATCTGTTTCTTCACCAGGCACTCATCATCTATTATTGATCAGTGGTGTTGTAATGGGGTGAAATGTGGAATACTGTTAGCTCACAATGCACAGTGTCCTCTGTCTAAACCAGTGAAAACGAGTCTCTGACCTAGCATTTCAAACAAAATGAGGTGTGaagtatttgagggagtattatttgaaaagtgACCTTGATTTATTAATTATACGTTGCATTACCAACCAGCTCAATATGATGAATCTCCGTTGGATTCTTAAACGTGGTGTTTTTCCATACGGAAGCAGATATCGTCATACCTGTCGATATTGTGTAAATTCCCTACGGTCCTCAAGATGATGATATGTTCCTCATTTCCCCGCACTAAGGTGGACTGAATAACGTCTCTGCTCTGGAAGCTGTGCACATTTCTCACGTTTCTGGTTACAGACGGTTTTACAGCATGGAGGTGACAGTGTGGTCTGAAGTGTCCCTCTTAAtaaaatatgcttttttaaaatttCTCTTTCGTATCAGCTCTCTGAACACCGGTCACAGTGCTGCCTGTCAGAAGACGGGGGGGGTTGGGAGGAGAAGGGTTCGTCCCTGGCGTGTTATTTTTCGGCGGTTAACAAGCGGTTTCCTTGATGTTTTATTCAGGGACAGCAAGCTCACCATGCTGCTGAGAGAGTCCTTGGGCAACATCAACTGCAGAAGCACCATGATCGCCCACATCTCCGACTCCCCGGCCAGCTACATGGAGACGCTCACCACGGTGCAGCTGGCCTCGCGCATCCACCGCATGAGGAAGAAACGAGCCAAGGTGGATGATTAAAGTGCTGTTTGACCCTTATTTAGCAAGGTCCCACCAGCTGAGAGCAAGGACCTGATACCAGGAAGAGCTGCCCAAGACCGCAACAAGCACatttagagaaaaaaaagaaaggaaaaaaaattgaaatttGTGAGGGGAAGAAAAGGGGGTTCTCATCCCCTCACAAATTATCCCCTAACAAACCAAAATTTGAAGCGGGGGGAATTACACACAGGACATTCAAATGTAATTTTAGGGTCTTTATTCCAATAGTAAAAAAATATGGATAGATTAAAGGTAAGGGGTtcacaacatcccactttagctctgtgggtgCGAGAGGTTTTTTTGGAGGGAACAACCGCTTCATGTTTCTGCCCGCTGTGGAATTCGATCCGGcgttgtaccgcaccacaaggcgagatcgggggggggggtgtgaccgGCCAGTGTgcctttttgtaggttacagtagtcatcCTCTTCCACTCTCAGGCTTTGTTATTCCTGCGCTCCGAagggacttctgaggatctgcacgcttccggacacttccagatcccaccgctgccaccaaagtaaccgagcatatttccgcccgccgCGGGATTTGATCCGTGGTTGTACTGCGCCACTATGTAacgtcgctaaccactcgactaaagggggccgaccccttTTGAAATTCGAATGAAAGTTGTTAAATATAAGCGAGCTATGACCCCGTAGTGTGTGAATAGATTTTATTTCAAAGTAGGTGCCTTTCTTGCCAAAGATTAACTCATATCTTTTACAATTGTGCGAATGATACTGAGAGGAATGAATGTTTTGATTCAGAGAGAGGTgtcattggtaaaaaaaaaatgtttttgtttgcCCAATTTTTTAGGAGCTGCTAGTGTGTGAGGTGAAAGCAGTTCAGTCGATATTATTTTCAAACCAGACCATTCCAGTTACAATTCAGGGAGTTTTTCTTGGTGTGTTATGACACAAAATCAATCTAACCCCTCCCAGAGGAGAACATGGCTTCTGTAAAGAGATAAGATGGGCTTTCACCCCCATTAGGCAGATTGACAGCCTGTATTTGTGTTTTCTAGATTCGAAACAACATATGGCTATATAATATACAAGCACACCTGTTGCATTGGCATTTCTGTAGTCTTTGCTTTGCACTTTTAACTTTTGGAAAGTATCAACAAGAATCTAAACAAATTGATATGAGTTGTAAATGACCACTACTTGGTTCTTCTCTGTATGTTAACTGTTTCCCCAGCATGCATCGAGTTCATCTGGTGGGGAAAGCTCCTGTGAGGAGGGCCGGTCCTGCCGGCCACCACACCTTAAACACTTCCACCAACCGACGGTGGCATTCGATCCAGATGCACCTGTGTTACTCTCCAGCGATCCAGATTACTCGTCTAGCAGTGAGCACTCATGTGACACTGTCATCTACATAGGACCTAGTGGAGCTGCCATCTCCGACAGAGAGCTGAGCGATAATGAGGGACCGCCTGCCTTTGTTCCCATCATCCCCTCACTGAACAAGAAGCGGGTCAAGGACCGGCCCAAGTCTGATGGGGACCACTTGAAGTGTAACACATTTGCAGAGCTACAGGAAAGACTTGACTGCATCGATGGCAGCGAGGGCCCGATTGCCCTCATAGGTCAGTGCAGAGCTGCACAAGCAACAGTATCCAAGAATCAGAGTGGAGCTATGAAACCCATGGAGGTGACATCACCCTCTAAACCAGAACAAGCCCCCTCCCAGAAAGTGTCAGAACAATCAGAGACTAACCAGATGAATAAACCAGATCAGGAACATTTAAAGTTGCCCTCAGCTGGGTGCATATTGGAGAGTTCAAAATGGACGAGTGCAGATGGGCAGAGGGCTGTAGCACCACCCTGTCTGCCCCGTGTGGTGAAGCCCAGCAGGGCTTTTCCACAAGACTCAGAGCCTGCGGTGCGGGAGAGGGTCTTTATCACAGCAACCGCCCCCAGACCCTCTGCCTCACCCTCCTTACCAAGGACCTCCTACCAGATGGCGGACAGCAGAACGCCCCCGCTGGGTGTGAGTCAAGGCCCAGTGCAGTCAGAATTATCAGGAGTTTCTTCTGTCATGGAAGGGACTCTTCATCATCCCACACATGTGAACCATGTCCAGGCAGCCATGCTGGGAAGGTGCTTTGACAGAGATGCTCTGAGGACCACAGTGACACTGCAGCAGCCTGTTGTGCTCAATGGGGAGGATGAACTCGTGTTTACTGTGGTTGAGGATCTGCCTTTTGGGTTCATCCCAGATAATGGCCATCCCACCAGCATCCTCGGCTTTAGCAATGACTTCTCTGTGCAGGCTGTGGCCTCGGGCTCTCGACCTGTTAGTATTATCAGCAGCATTAATGATGAGTACGATGCATACACATCCCGGAACAGGGCCACTGAGATTTGCTCTGATGTTGCCTCAACCTCACAGGATGCACCTCTGACCCAGCATGTCAGCAAACATTCTTCCATCTCATGGCCAAGTGAAGTCAGTATGAACACACTTGAAAGTAAAAGCACCTCTCCAACAGGTAAACTCTTGCAAAGAGCTAAATGTGTAGCACCTGAGAATATTTCCATGCTGACCTCGCCTACAATATTTCGTAAAGAACCCTTTCTACCACATGGTGCCAAGAGCTCACTGAATGACAGCGGTGTCTACTTCTCAGAGCTAGACAGTGACCCTGCCACCCCAAATAAACCTTCCTTAAACAAGTGCCCGCTCTCCCCGGACTCAACCAAAGCCATCCTGAAAGGTTCCAAAGTTAAAGCCAATACTCTGAACACTTCAGCACAGCCCCAGATCTCCCATCATGCCACCCATTTCAGTCTTCCCAGGAAAACCAAGCCTACCTCATCTGCTGTCCTTGGCTGCAGCAAACAGGAAGGCAGACAGGATGACCTTTGGCTTCAGGGGAGTGGTCGCTCTGACCTAAGAGAGGCAGAGCATTCCTCTGCAGGTAAACAACCAAGAAACAGTGTGAGCAGTGTTCCCTCCAAGAAGCCAGGAGGAAACAGTAACAGTGTACCTCGGCCACCAAAGGCACAAGTGTCCTCAGCACAGAGGGTGGTGGACGGCTGCGAGAAGGTCAGCAGTAGACGAGGAGAAACACTTGTTAAAATGCCACAGCTCACACGAGGGGCAACAACTCTTGGAACTGTTTCTATCTCCCACAATTCCTCTGAATCAAAATGTGGACATGAAGGCACTTCAGGAACTGGAAGTCTGAAGTTTTTATCCTTAGGAAAGAAGTCAAATGGACACAAAAGCAGCATGATCCCCAAGTCAGGATCTGGAAACTTCTCTCCTCCTGCCCCATCTATCAGGCAGCTGTTTTTGGATCAAACTACAAAGACCAGTTTATCTCCAAGTGCCTTAAAAACAAGTGGTGAATTTGGACAGTCCTCATTCTCCAAAatgacagcaacagaggaggaagttAACACAAGGCTCCGAGCAGATTCCTTCAGCTACAAGATGCCCAGCTTAAAAACTGAACATGGCCCTGTTCGGATATCGTCAAGCCTAAAGACCCGAGGAGCCAAAGGGGATTCTTCTAAATACTATGGGAGTTATGTGTCTCTTGAGAGGACCGACAGTCTAACCTCAGTGGGGTTAAAATCTGGGTTGTCCAGAGAAAACAGCGGTGCCAGCCTTGGAGGAAACAGCAGATCCAGTAGAGCTGTTCCAAGACTCGGGGTTCCAGCTTCTACCTCCCCACCTGCTCATTCCTTCCCATCTTCTCCTGGAGGTTTTGCAATGACAAGCAAACTGAGCCAGGTCAAAGGAGGTGTCAGTTCCAAGGCAATGGTTTCCAGTGGGCCAAAGGCTCGGACTTTGTCTGCCAGTAGTTCCAAGAGCCTCAGTTTCCCCTCAAAATCTCTTGACAGCACCGTGGCACGCAATGCCAGTCTACCTCCAACTGGGAAGTCCCCAGCTCGCTCTGCAATGGGAGCCAAGCCTGGAAGAGGCACTGTCATGGGGACGAAGCAGGCCATAAGCCGGGCAGCTAACAGTAGGGTTAGCGAGCTAGCCACAGGAAGCCAAAAAAAGCAGCTCAGCAGAGGGTCAGAGGTAACACGAAACGACAGCAACAAAGTTGGGTCTTTTGTCAGCTCACCGTTGCCCTCACCCTACAGCAAGATCACAGCACCACGGAGACCACAGCGCTACAGCAGTGGGCATGGTAGTGACAACAGCAGCATCCTCAGCGGGGAACTACCCCCTGCCATGGGCCGCACAGCCCTGTTTTACCATAGTGGGGGCAGTAGCGGGTATGAAAGTATGATCCGAGATAGTGAGACCACAGGCAGCACCTCATCAGCCCATGACTCCATGAGTGAGAGTGGAGTGTCATCATCAAATAGGAGCAGAGTTTCAAAGTCGCCCAAGAAGAGAGGGAATGGTGAGTCTTATTCAAAGTTCCTTGAGAATCAGAATCATCATGTTTTACCAACACCAATAAATGATGA includes:
- the LOC130124882 gene encoding kinesin-like protein KIF26A; the encoded protein is MYPQYWDSARARKPDYRRFTIVEGDARLSLGSTGTRLHTALQEQADCGGRPNPEGAGGSVPVRDVEPGWLCVRCHAVSEDLTRQALSLTDPLSIKDPAYAAFLFDKLQRLRWPQRGRHEFGEARCQVCSTSFHHLRRQALRRALATAPELSCTATPSVASLLSDPHLAKQQENPENRPGGLLQAWGQVHSTYLGSGVSMGLAKVTPLPVKTQDFLEGVWRVSCSRQNPSTQQLLVWLLSSSAKIPPDRVANGSSTRGNGCPCENRAAALGSPFLQLHMEFHTELRTELHTKLHMQFHTELHMQFHTELLTQLHTKLHMQFHTELLTQLHTEFRTELHTKLHMQFHTKLHMPFHTSTCRSTRSSTRSSTRSSTRSSTLPHEAPHAVPHLHTELHTKLHTKLHTELHMEFHTKLHMQFHTELLTQLHTKLHMQFHTKLHMQFLTELHMELHTKLHTKLHTELHTELHTKLHTKLHTELHTKLHTKLHTEFHTKLHTEFHTRQGFMMLKNNAEDLDLKLKFRVDEFDDIVFGQSSDTGSVHVTMAASPLDIQSKPAAHNIATQTSPPPSATAAFFSRAAQKLSLSKRRKSHPATPQSLAEAPGPLLYTGGFRGALQLSPPAVPPCLLRAGSKVKDAPGMGKVKVMVRICSVQSDSSESISYLKVDSRKKQLTLCDASAGGQSSAPQRRSSTSAPKMFAFDAIFCQDTSQAEVCSGTVADVIQSVVNGADGCIFCFGHANLGKTYTMIGRDCSTQSLGVMPTAISWLFKVIEEREEKAGVRFSVRVSAVEISGREETLTDLLADISSSCSSGSLQEGQAPTVLLQEDPVSGSQLQNQTELRAATAEQAAYFLDAVLEARSTSRRRCDKETRRNSHLLFTLHVYQHRLEKSTKGALSGGRSRLHLLDLGSCETDVGRTREGGGGQCLSLSALGNVILALANGAKHVPYRDSKLTMLLRESLGNINCRSTMIAHISDSPASYMETLTTVQLASRIHRMRKKRAKHASSSSGGESSCEEGRSCRPPHLKHFHQPTVAFDPDAPVLLSSDPDYSSSSEHSCDTVIYIGPSGAAISDRELSDNEGPPAFVPIIPSLNKKRVKDRPKSDGDHLKCNTFAELQERLDCIDGSEGPIALIGQCRAAQATVSKNQSGAMKPMEVTSPSKPEQAPSQKVSEQSETNQMNKPDQEHLNADGQRAVAPPCLPRVVKPSRAFPQDSEPAVRERVFITATAPRPSMADSRTPPLGVSQGPVQSELSGVSSVMEGTLHHPTHVNHVQAAMLGRCFDRDALRTTVTLQQPVVLNGEDELVFTVVEDLPFGFIPDNGHPTSILGFSNDFSVQAVASGSRPVSIISSINDEYDAYTSRNRATEICSDVASTSQDAPLTQHVSKHSSISWPSEVSMNTLESKSTSPTGKLLQRAKCVAPENISMLTSPTIFRKEPFLPHGAKSSLNDSGVYFSELDSDPATPNKPSLNKCPLSPDSTKAILKGSKVKANTLNTSAQPQISHHATHFSLPRKTKPTSSAVLGCSKQEGRQDDLWLQGSGRSDLREAEHSSAGKQPRNSVSSVPSKKPGGNSNSVPRPPKAQVSSAQRVVDGCEKVSSRRGETLVKMPQLTRGATTLGTVSISHNSSESKCGHEGTSGTGSLKFLSLGKKSNGHKSSMIPKSGSGNFSPPAPSIRQLFLDQTTKTSLSPSALKTSGEFGQSSFSKMTATEEEVNTRLRADSFSYKMPSLKTEHGPVRISSSLKTRGAKGDSSKYYGSYVSLERTDSLTSVGLKSGLSRENSGASLGGNSRSSRAVPRLGVPASTSPPAHSFPSSPGGFAMTSKLSQVKGGVSSKAMVSSGPKARTLSASSSKSLSFPSKSLDSTVARNASLPPTGKSPARSAMGAKPGRGTVMGTKQAISRAANSRVSELATGSQKKQLSRGSEVTRNDSNKVGSFVSSPLPSPYSKITAPRRPQRYSSGHGSDNSSILSGELPPAMGRTALFYHSGGSSGYESMIRDSETTGSTSSAHDSMSESGVSSSNRSRVSKSPKKRGNGFQRRRLIPAALPDSASLGRRGGASGQWVGLPPLGGALKEPFEIKVYEIDDVERLQRRRDGLTGGEQPFHDVEKGLLYFNTRLRMLEKRQQQVRELCIKHESLKTELEETKHLLMLNPHRWTGDFDVDKDLDPESQEYLEALVQVTGELEYCVNLCKSRLMMETCFDIAISQGGQPEVEV